In Candidatus Deferrimicrobiaceae bacterium, one genomic interval encodes:
- a CDS encoding MTH1187 family thiamine-binding protein — protein MAIVFVTVAPLGTATTSLSRYVAGVERILRESGLTHQLTAMGTIIEGDLDAILPVVRRMHEAP, from the coding sequence ATGGCCATCGTCTTCGTAACCGTCGCGCCCCTCGGTACGGCAACGACCAGTCTTTCCCGCTATGTGGCCGGCGTCGAGCGGATTCTCCGGGAGAGCGGACTTACGCACCAGCTCACGGCCATGGGGACGATCATCGAGGGGGACCTCGACGCGATCCTGCCGGTCGTGCGACGGATGCACGAGGCGCCGTT